One genomic window of Mus caroli chromosome 12, CAROLI_EIJ_v1.1, whole genome shotgun sequence includes the following:
- the Vrtn gene encoding vertnin isoform X1 — MTSRDQLVQQVLRDLQEAVESEGLEGLIGAALEAKQVLSSFTLPICQKGGPGAQVLEVDSVALSLYPEDAPRNMLPLMCKGEGSLLFEAASLLLWGHTGLSLELRARTVVEMLLHRHYYLQGMIDSKVMLQAVRYSLCSEESPEMTNLSFATLEAIFDADVKATCFPTSFSNVWHLYALASILERNIYSIYPMRNIKIRPYFNRVIMPRCSTHVTSMLHIMWAGQPLTSHLFRHQYFAPVVGLEEVEADCTASLNPVPPNLGPLLPPAKTLELLNREPGLSYSHLCDRISITKSTFYRWRRQTQEHRQKVATRFSAKHFLQDSFHRGGFVPLQQFLQRFPEISRSTYYAWKHELLGSGANSALGPATPSREALTVPEVERPPGKKAAEEVGCSPLAAAMLSPPSMILMQRAKSFLEYCISLNKLVPYRCFKCRFPGISRSTYYNWRRKALRRTPSFKLSQAALETAESLQPTDVGKETPFSLKREAGEEETGKAGSGAPLTSRGLISPKMPLSRWQRRLRRAARKQVLNGHLPFCRFRLRYPSLLPSTFWVWKSLSRRSPRMQIPSLSQRRQKPEGRQKPEGRQKPEGRQKPEGRQKPEGRQKPVEPQAMEADQYVTAMVVPPAETLPVVASPEDAPGGPSREGIIIQEAAMAQGQPHSGSLPSQTLAEAPGGSDGQVLVMDMLTTTRFKAQAKLFLQKRFQSKTFPSYKEFQALFPLTARSTYYMWKRALYEGLTLIDG; from the exons ATGACTTCTCGGGATCAGCTGGTGCAGCAGGTGCTGCGCGACCTGCAGGAGGCAGTGGAGTCGGAGGGCTTGGAGGGTCTCATCGGTGCAGCTCTGGAAGCCAAGCAGGTTCTATCTTCCTTCACCCTCCCCATCTGCCAGAAGGGCGGCCCTGGCGCTCAggtgctggaggtggactctgtgGCCTTGAGTCTGTACCCGGAGGATGCTCCTCGGAACATGCTGCCCTTGATGTGCAAGGGTGAGGGGAGCCTGTTGTTTGAAGCGGCCAGCCTGTTGTTGTGGGGGCACACGGGTCTCAGCCTGGAGCTGCGGGCCCGCACTGTGGTGGAGATGCTGCTGCACAGGCACTATTATCTGCAGGGCATGATCGACTCCAAGGTGATGCTGCAGGCTGTGCGCTACTCCTTGTGCTCTGAGGAGTCCCCTGAGATGACCAACCTGTCTTTTGCCACACTGGAGGCCATCTTTGATGCTGATGTAAAGGCTACGTGCTTCCCAACAAGCTTCTCCAATGTGTGGCACTTGTATGCCCTCGCCTCCATCCTTGAACgcaacatctactccatctacCCCATGCGCAACATCAAGATCCGACCCTATTTTAACCGTGTTATCATGCCTCGCTGCTCCACCCATGTGACCTCCATGCTGCACATCATGTGGGCTGGTCAGCCCCTCACTAGCCACCTCTTCCGTCATCAGTATTTTGCCCCTGTTGTTGGGctggaggaggtggaggctgaCTGTACCGCTAGCCTGAACCCCGTTCctccaaacctgggtcctctgctacCACCCGCTAAAACCCTAGAGCTGCTCAACCGTGAACCCGGCCTCAGCTACTCTCACCTCTGTGACCGCATCAGCATCACCAAGAGCACCTTCTACCGCTGGCGGCGGCAGACCCAAGAGCACCGTCAAAAGGTAGCCACCCGCTTCTCTGCCAAGCACTTCCTGCAGGACAGTTTCCACCGTGGGGGCTTTGTGCCATTGCAGCAGTTCCTGCAGAGATTCCCTGAGATCTCCCGTTCTACCTACTATGCTTGGAAGCATGAGTTGCTGGGCTCTGGTGCCAACTCGGCCCTGGGCCCAGCCACTCCATCCAGGGAGGCACTGACTGTGCCGGAGGTGGAGAGGCCACCAGGGAAAAAGGCTGCTGAGGAGGTGGGGTGCTCCCCATTGGCAGCAGCGATGTTGAGCCCTCCTAGTATGATCTTAATGCAGCGTGCCAAGTCTTTCTTGGAGTATTGCATCTCCCTGAACAAACTGGTACCATATCGCTGCTTCAAATGCAGGTTCCCTGGCATCTCGAGGTCTACCTACTACAACTGGAGGCGGAAAGCCCTCAGAAGGACCCCCAGTTTCAAGCTGTCCCAAGCAGCTCTTGAAACTGCTGAGTCTCTCCAGCCAACAGATGTTGGGAAAGAGACCCCGTTCTCTTTGAAGAGAGAAGcgggagaggaggagacaggaaaagcAGGAAGTGGGGCTCCTCTGACTTCCCGGGGGCTCATATCCCCAAAGATGCCCTTATCTCGTTGGCAGAGACGACTACGCAGGGCTGCCCGCAAGCAGGTGCTAAATGGGCACCTACCCTTCTGTCGCTTCCGCCTCCGCTATCCTAGTCTGTTACCTTCCACTTTTTGGGTATGGAAAAGTCTGTCCCGGAGATCGCCCAGGATGCAGATTCCCTCTTTGAGCCAGAGGAGGCAGAAGCCTGAGGGACGGCAGAAGCCTGAGGGACGGCAGAAGCCTGAGGGACGGCAGAAGCCTGAGGGACGGCAGAAGCCTGAGGGACG GCAGAAGCCAGTTGAACCACAGGCTATGGAAGCTGATCAGTATGTAACGGCTATGGTGGTTCCTCCAGCGGAGACACTGCCAGTGGTTGCTTCTCCAGAAGATGCCCCAGGAGGGCCTTCCAGAGAGGGGATCATCATTCAAGAGGCAGCTATGGCCCAGGGCCAACCGCATAGTGGATCGTTGCCAAGCCAGACTCTGGCTGAGGCACCCGGGGGCAGTGATGGGCAGGTGCTGGTGATGGACATGCTTACCACCACGAGGTTCAAGGCCCAGGCCAAGCTGTTCCTGCAGAAGCGCTTCCAGTCTAAGACTTTCCCCTCCTACAAGGAGTTCCAGGCGCTCTTCCCCCTCACTGCCCGCTCCACCTACTACATGTGGAAGCGGGCGCTCTATGAAGGTCTCACACTGATTGATGGCTga
- the Vrtn gene encoding vertnin isoform X2 — protein MTSRDQLVQQVLRDLQEAVESEGLEGLIGAALEAKQVLSSFTLPICQKGGPGAQVLEVDSVALSLYPEDAPRNMLPLMCKGEGSLLFEAASLLLWGHTGLSLELRARTVVEMLLHRHYYLQGMIDSKVMLQAVRYSLCSEESPEMTNLSFATLEAIFDADVKATCFPTSFSNVWHLYALASILERNIYSIYPMRNIKIRPYFNRVIMPRCSTHVTSMLHIMWAGQPLTSHLFRHQYFAPVVGLEEVEADCTASLNPVPPNLGPLLPPAKTLELLNREPGLSYSHLCDRISITKSTFYRWRRQTQEHRQKVATRFSAKHFLQDSFHRGGFVPLQQFLQRFPEISRSTYYAWKHELLGSGANSALGPATPSREALTVPEVERPPGKKAAEEVGCSPLAAAMLSPPSMILMQRAKSFLEYCISLNKLVPYRCFKCRFPGISRSTYYNWRRKALRRTPSFKLSQAALETAESLQPTDVGKETPFSLKREAGEEETGKAGSGAPLTSRGLISPKMPLSRWQRRLRRAARKQVLNGHLPFCRFRLRYPSLLPSTFWVWKSLSRRSPRGLQKPEGLQKPEGLQKPVEPQAMEADQYVTAMVVPPAETLPVVASPEDAPGGPSREGIIIQEAAMAQGQPHSGSLPSQTLAEAPGGSDGQVLVMDMLTTTRFKAQAKLFLQKRFQSKTFPSYKEFQALFPLTARSTYYMWKRALYEGLTLIDG, from the exons ATGACTTCTCGGGATCAGCTGGTGCAGCAGGTGCTGCGCGACCTGCAGGAGGCAGTGGAGTCGGAGGGCTTGGAGGGTCTCATCGGTGCAGCTCTGGAAGCCAAGCAGGTTCTATCTTCCTTCACCCTCCCCATCTGCCAGAAGGGCGGCCCTGGCGCTCAggtgctggaggtggactctgtgGCCTTGAGTCTGTACCCGGAGGATGCTCCTCGGAACATGCTGCCCTTGATGTGCAAGGGTGAGGGGAGCCTGTTGTTTGAAGCGGCCAGCCTGTTGTTGTGGGGGCACACGGGTCTCAGCCTGGAGCTGCGGGCCCGCACTGTGGTGGAGATGCTGCTGCACAGGCACTATTATCTGCAGGGCATGATCGACTCCAAGGTGATGCTGCAGGCTGTGCGCTACTCCTTGTGCTCTGAGGAGTCCCCTGAGATGACCAACCTGTCTTTTGCCACACTGGAGGCCATCTTTGATGCTGATGTAAAGGCTACGTGCTTCCCAACAAGCTTCTCCAATGTGTGGCACTTGTATGCCCTCGCCTCCATCCTTGAACgcaacatctactccatctacCCCATGCGCAACATCAAGATCCGACCCTATTTTAACCGTGTTATCATGCCTCGCTGCTCCACCCATGTGACCTCCATGCTGCACATCATGTGGGCTGGTCAGCCCCTCACTAGCCACCTCTTCCGTCATCAGTATTTTGCCCCTGTTGTTGGGctggaggaggtggaggctgaCTGTACCGCTAGCCTGAACCCCGTTCctccaaacctgggtcctctgctacCACCCGCTAAAACCCTAGAGCTGCTCAACCGTGAACCCGGCCTCAGCTACTCTCACCTCTGTGACCGCATCAGCATCACCAAGAGCACCTTCTACCGCTGGCGGCGGCAGACCCAAGAGCACCGTCAAAAGGTAGCCACCCGCTTCTCTGCCAAGCACTTCCTGCAGGACAGTTTCCACCGTGGGGGCTTTGTGCCATTGCAGCAGTTCCTGCAGAGATTCCCTGAGATCTCCCGTTCTACCTACTATGCTTGGAAGCATGAGTTGCTGGGCTCTGGTGCCAACTCGGCCCTGGGCCCAGCCACTCCATCCAGGGAGGCACTGACTGTGCCGGAGGTGGAGAGGCCACCAGGGAAAAAGGCTGCTGAGGAGGTGGGGTGCTCCCCATTGGCAGCAGCGATGTTGAGCCCTCCTAGTATGATCTTAATGCAGCGTGCCAAGTCTTTCTTGGAGTATTGCATCTCCCTGAACAAACTGGTACCATATCGCTGCTTCAAATGCAGGTTCCCTGGCATCTCGAGGTCTACCTACTACAACTGGAGGCGGAAAGCCCTCAGAAGGACCCCCAGTTTCAAGCTGTCCCAAGCAGCTCTTGAAACTGCTGAGTCTCTCCAGCCAACAGATGTTGGGAAAGAGACCCCGTTCTCTTTGAAGAGAGAAGcgggagaggaggagacaggaaaagcAGGAAGTGGGGCTCCTCTGACTTCCCGGGGGCTCATATCCCCAAAGATGCCCTTATCTCGTTGGCAGAGACGACTACGCAGGGCTGCCCGCAAGCAGGTGCTAAATGGGCACCTACCCTTCTGTCGCTTCCGCCTCCGCTATCCTAGTCTGTTACCTTCCACTTTTTGGGTATGGAAAAGTCTGTCCCGGAGATCGCCCAG GGGACTGCAGAAGCCTGAGGGACTGCAGAAGCCTGAGGGACTGCAGAAGCCAGTTGAACCACAGGCTATGGAAGCTGATCAGTATGTAACGGCTATGGTGGTTCCTCCAGCGGAGACACTGCCAGTGGTTGCTTCTCCAGAAGATGCCCCAGGAGGGCCTTCCAGAGAGGGGATCATCATTCAAGAGGCAGCTATGGCCCAGGGCCAACCGCATAGTGGATCGTTGCCAAGCCAGACTCTGGCTGAGGCACCCGGGGGCAGTGATGGGCAGGTGCTGGTGATGGACATGCTTACCACCACGAGGTTCAAGGCCCAGGCCAAGCTGTTCCTGCAGAAGCGCTTCCAGTCTAAGACTTTCCCCTCCTACAAGGAGTTCCAGGCGCTCTTCCCCCTCACTGCCCGCTCCACCTACTACATGTGGAAGCGGGCGCTCTATGAAGGTCTCACACTGATTGATGGCTga